Proteins from a genomic interval of Lolium perenne isolate Kyuss_39 chromosome 1, Kyuss_2.0, whole genome shotgun sequence:
- the LOC127319027 gene encoding uncharacterized protein: protein MGYPIRPPTFSELVEGTDKCKLDAMHKERVEALIVYDPKKELLVPSRFCSFHLAGFDLDEKSNVPLGPPYQPDPSRPRKLLSTYVTTNEHFEMADSSINVISLRVVRAGPDYTYPIEVYGKVIARDEVDHKCVFLFDRERMDAQLINSEKDMLALTGPYRALVTLAWMYFEFDLKIKGEGEHDTGVQFSKGVISHYYNPYHKRIIYQLPSFQSTVKLVLERVSLPVAASIEVNVVKEGHDATVVHYDGKITAGTTRNYRQHMVVYDSSVPSSGGLVSGNGSLVLNCNLVAVKGYVEDPALEEDEKLVLYVCFLDAGCEIEDEDYQRSEQVDDDDEEEGEQDEEQEQDVAQVEDEEEQDEEQEQDEAQEDDEEEDPKNVVTLRYPLRETIWENGSCKLKVKVNWTAVPDMPERTDFFHRYTLLPKGYQEPDYRWGFSRIN, encoded by the exons ATGGGGTACCCGATCCGCCCGCCCACGTTCAGTGAACTGGTGGAGGGCACGGATAAGTGCAAACTGGATGCTATGCACAAGGAAAGAGTCGAGGCGCTGATAGTCTACGATCCGAAGAAGGAGCTTCTCGTCCCCAGCCGATTCTGCAGCTTCCACCTAGCCGGATTTGACCTTGATGAGAAGT CAAATGTTCCACTTGGGCCACCGTATCAACCTGACCCGTCACGGCCACGGAAGTTGTTGTCTACATATGTTACAACAAATGAACATTTTGAGATGGCAGATTCATCCATCAACGTCATTTCCCTGAGGGTGGTCCGAGCTGGTCCTGATTACACTTATCCAATTGAGGTTTATGGTAAAGTTATTGCGAGGGACGAGGTTGACCACAAATGCGTCTTTCTGTTCGATCGTGAAAGGATGGATGCCCAGCTCATCAACTCGGAG AAGGATATGTTAGCTCTGACAGGTCCATACCGAGCACTGGTTACATTAGCTTGGATGTATTTTGAGTTCGATCTAAAGATCAAGGGCGAGGGTGAGCATGATACAGGAGTGCAGTTTAGCAAAGGTGTAATATCGCACTATTACAACCCGTATCACAAGCGCATCATCTATCAGCTACCTAGTTTCCAGAGTACAGTGAAATTGGTATTAGAACGTGTGTCACTTCCAGTGGCAGCTAGCATCGAAGTCAATGTTGTGAAGGAAGGGCATGATGCCACAGTTGTCCACTACGATGGTAAAATAACAGCTGGGACTACTAGAAACTATAGACAGCATATGGTTGTATATGATAGTAGTGTGCCGTCTAGCGGGGGCTTGGTGAGTGGAAATGGCTCTCTTGTGTTAAATTGTAATCTGGTTGCTGTCAAGGGGTATGTAGAAGACCCAGCATTGGAGGAAGATGAAAAACTGGTGTTGTATGTTTGTTTTCTTGATGCCGGCTGTGAGATTGAGGATGAGGACTATCAGAGGTCTGAGCaagtggatgatgatgatgaagaggaaggggAGCAAGACGAAGAGCAGGAGCAAGATGTAGCGCAAGTGGAAGACGAAGAGGAGCAAGACGAAGAgcaagagcaagatgaagcacAAGAGGACGATGAAGAGGAGGATCCTAAGAATGTCGTCACTCTTAGATACCCTCTACGAGAGACTATCTGGGAgaatggttcctgcaaattgaaaGTGAAGGTCAATTGGACTGCTGTTCCTGATATGCCGGAGCGTACTGATTTCTTCCATAGATATACTCTCCTTCCAAAGGGTTATCAAGAGCCTGATTACCGGTGGGGGTTTTCTAGAATTAACTGA
- the LOC127325200 gene encoding ras-related protein Rab7 — protein MASTPPRRTLLKVIVLGDSGVGKTSLMNQYVHKKFSQQYKATIGADFLTKEVLIEDRLVTLQIWDTAGQERFQSLGVAFYRGADCCVLVYDVNAKRSFNTLGTWHDEFINQAGPSDPKQFPFILVGNKVDLDSGSRRVVPEKKAKDWCASKGNIPYFETSAKDDYNVDTAFLCIAKLALENEHDEDIYFHSVAEQASKTEEQTSGCAC, from the exons ATGGCGTCAACGCCGCCGAGGCGGACGCTGCTCAAGGTCATCGTCCTCGGCGACAGTGG GGTTGGCAAGACGTCGCTGATGAACCA ATACGTGCACAAGAAGTTCAGCCAGCAGTACAAGGCGACCATCGGCGCCGATTTCCTCACCAAGGAGGTCCTCATCGAAGACAGGCTCGTCACCTTGCAG ATATGGGATACGGCAGGCCAGGAGAGGTTCCAGAGTCTCGGCGTGGCCTTCTACAGGGGAGCAGATTGCTGCGTGCTTGTCTACGACGTCAACGCTAAAAGATCCTTCAACACGCTCGGTACCTGGCACGACGAGTTCATCAACCAA GCTGGGCCATCCGATCCCAAGCAATTCCCCTTCATTTTAGTCGggaacaaggtcgatctagactcTGGAAGCAGACGAGTG GTCCCTGAGAAGAAGGCAAAAGACTGGTGTGCCTCCAAGGGCAACATCCCCTACTTTGAAACCTCCGCCAAGGATGACTACAACGTCGACACTGCTTTCCTCTGCATCGCCAAACTAGCCTTGGAGAATGAGCACGATGAAGACAt CTACTTCCATTCGGTTGCAGAACAAGCCTCTAAAACCGAAGAACAGACAAGCGGATGCGCCTGCTAG